A region from the Aphis gossypii isolate Hap1 chromosome 1, ASM2018417v2, whole genome shotgun sequence genome encodes:
- the LOC114127465 gene encoding leucine-rich repeat-containing protein 24-like — MWRFSGNRGSRFLAAAALLALVVPSSVRSFDGCPAVCSCKWKGGRRTVECADRALITVPMGVDSETQVLDLSGNNLQILPNETFLKAGLANLQKAYLRNCRIGQIDELAFRGLTNLIELDLSNNMLTSVPSYVFRDVPYLRDLSVAGNPIQKIEARAFSDCPAVVKVDASHCGLQSVAGLAFDGIVRLETLRINDNRLTELSATVLESLTKLRSVELHDNPWVCDCHLRPMKLWLSGNNVPYSQPALCSGGPDRLSGKPLTELDVEDFDCRPDVRAESRYVEVTEGNNVTVRCRVEPGSMAHIAWYLNGRRLQGAGTPAIGYPGAASANPRMFVVDGVDDEDGSRRSEMTLTDVRREDAGQYSCLAENRAGNSEANFTVYVTDRPSVIMSTFGSAHVNGVAAAMAALIVFILVLIALTVMRIRRSGYPADTKPTEATGNRGGSGKPNTGSMAMHGGGATLGRGGGGYGNGGVLTGGGKTNPALDLSSVIERNYDPDLEPGLGSVCTPIGSYHVAGLDLIHDHDASRLEMCDSPMSSTAKPPPSYYSGGRTVSGGGNVRPYDDRTPIIGTGSAGDAYSVGTGSDEVFSYNSQQQLHYGGGGGGHYGQQQQVIGSGSVNSDYPADYGLPIIPTGHHQSSTNVSQYGQHPQQQHPQQQQHQQYYNGNGNNLHYQQQQQQLHHQQQQQQHQQDYVQQQQDVSQQPSVKTLRVWQRGVPVLPTTPSLQRFANRTSPTTPGTDV; from the coding sequence ATGTGGCGGTTTAGCGGCAATCGCGGTTCGCGGTTCTTGGCCGCGGCGGCGTTGCTGGCGTTGGTGGTGCCGTCCTCGGTCCGATCGTTCGACGGCTGCCCGGCAGTGTGCTCTTGCAAGTGGAAGGGCGGCCGACGGACGGTCGAGTGCGCGGATCGGGCGCTGATCACGGTGCCGATGGGAGTGGACTCGGAAACCCAGGTGCTGGACCTGTCCGGCAACAACCTGCAGATACTGCCCAACGAGACGTTCTTAAAGGCGGGTTTGGCCAATCTGCAAAAGGCGTATCTGCGCAACTGCCGCATCGGGCAGATCGACGAGTTGGCGTTCCGCGGACTGACCAACCTGATCGAGCTGGACCTTTCCAACAACATGCTCACGTCCGTGCCGTCGTACGTTTTCCGGGACGTGCCGTACTTACGCGATCTCTCCGTGGCCGGCAACCCCATACAGAAGATCGAGGCCCGAGCCTTCTCCGACTGTCCGGCCGTCGTCAAGGTGGACGCGTCCCACTGCGGGCTCCAGTCGGTGGCGGGTCTCGCGTTCGACGGCATAGTCAGGCTGGAGACGCTCCGCATCAACGACAACCGGTTGACCGAACTGTCGGCCACCGTGCTCGAGTCGCTCACCAAACTCCGATCGGTCGAGCTGCACGACAACCCGTGGGTGTGCGACTGTCACTTGCGACCCATGAAACTGTGGCTGTCCGGAAACAACGTGCCGTACAGCCAACCGGCGCTGTGCTCGGGCGGACCCGACCGGCTGTCCGGCAAACCGCTCACCGAACTGGACGTGGAGGACTTCGACTGTCGGCCGGACGTGCGCGCCGAGTCCCGGTACGTCGAGGTGACCGAGGGTAACAACGTGACGGTCCGGTGCCGAGTCGAGCCCGGCTCGATGGCCCACATCGCGTGGTACCTCAACGGCCGCCGGTTGCAGGGCGCCGGTACGCCCGCCATCGGATATCCGGGCGCCGCTTCCGCCAACCCGCGCATGTTCGTCGTGGACGGCGTGGACGACGAGGACGGCAGCCGCCGGAGCGAGATGACGCTGACGGACGTGCGACGCGAAGACGCGGGCCAGTATTCGTGCCTGGCCGAGAACCGGGCCGGCAATTCCGAAGCCAATTTCACGGTTTACGTGACCGACCGGCCGTCCGTCATCATGTCCACGTTCGGTTCGGCGCACGTCAACGGCGTGGCCGCCGCCATGGCCGCGCTCATCGTGTTCATACTGGTGTTGATCGCGTTGACCGTGATGCGGATCCGGCGGTCCGGATATCCGGCCGACACCAAGCCCACAGAGGCTACCGGAAATCGCGGTGGCAGCGGCAAACCCAACACCGGATCGATGGCCATGCACGGCGGCGGAGCGACGTTGGGACGCGGCGGCGGAGGATACGGTAACGGCGGCGTGTTGACCGGAGGCGGCAAGACCAATCCGGCGCTGGACTTATCGTCCGTGATCGAGCGCAACTACGATCCCGATCTGGAACCCGGGCTGGGATCTGTCTGCACGCCCATTGGATCGTATCACGTGGCCGGTTTGGACCTGATACACGACCACGACGCTTCCCGGCTGGAGATGTGCGATTCACCGATGTCCTCGACCGCCAAACCTCCGCCGTCGTATTACAGCGGAGGCAGGACCGTGTCCGGCGGCGGAAACGTGCGCCCGTACGACGATCGGACGCCGATCATCGGCACCGGAAGTGCTGGAGACGCTTACAGCGTGGGCACCGGATCCGACGAAGTGTTCTCGTACAACAGCCAACAACAGTTGCactacggcggcggcggtggcggtcaTTACGGCCAACAACAACAAGTCATCGGCAGCGGTAGCGTCAACAGCGATTATCCGGCCGACTACGGTCTGCCGATCATACCGACCGGCCATCATCAGTCTTCGACCAACGTGTCTCAGTACGGACAGCATCCACAGCAACAGCACCCCCAACAGCAGCAACACCAACAGTATTACAACGGAAACGGCAACAACTTACACTAtcagcagcaacagcaacagcttCACcatcagcagcagcagcagcaacaccAACAGGATTACGTACAGCAACAGCAGGACGTGTCCCAGCAACCGTCGGTCAAGACGCTGCGAGTGTGGCAGAGGGGCGTACCGGTGTTGCCCACCACGCCGTCCCTGCAAAGGTTCGCAAACAGGACTTCGCCGACCACGCCGGGCACCGACGTTTGA